A portion of the Ardenticatenales bacterium genome contains these proteins:
- a CDS encoding ATP-binding protein has product MSFRAVYPFTAIVNQERMKRALILNAVNPQIGGVLIRGERGTAKSTAARGLAALLPDITVVADCRFGCDPLQPSSWCDDCRAHHSNGSLVTSIRRTPFVDLPVSATEDRVVGTLDIEKAIQRGEKHFESGVLASANRGLLYVDEVNLLDDHVVDLLLDSAAMGVNVVEREGISFSHPAKFILVGTMNPEEGDLRPQLLDRFAFAVQIAGLSDPRQRMEIMERRIAFETDPEAFRRRWQEPERRLSAQIAQARELVNKVRYSRRDLAGIAGLTASMKVDGHRADLVILRGAQAHAAFEGRDHIGERDILLAAELALPHRMRNQPFQEAAISAYDLEQRLEQAQSEWGQGEMQEQMDNEQETSPVKKNRR; this is encoded by the coding sequence ATGAGTTTTCGTGCTGTGTACCCGTTTACGGCCATCGTCAACCAGGAGCGCATGAAGCGCGCCCTTATCCTCAATGCCGTCAACCCGCAGATTGGTGGCGTTCTCATTCGCGGCGAACGCGGCACCGCCAAGTCCACGGCGGCGCGTGGTCTGGCGGCCCTTTTGCCGGACATCACGGTTGTCGCCGACTGCCGCTTTGGCTGCGACCCACTCCAACCGAGTAGTTGGTGCGACGACTGCCGCGCCCACCACAGCAATGGTTCTCTGGTCACCAGCATCCGCCGCACCCCGTTCGTGGACCTGCCCGTTAGCGCCACCGAGGACCGCGTGGTGGGCACGCTGGATATTGAAAAGGCGATCCAGCGCGGGGAAAAGCATTTTGAGTCGGGCGTGCTGGCTTCGGCCAACCGTGGCCTGCTCTACGTGGATGAGGTCAACCTGCTGGATGACCATGTGGTGGATTTGCTGCTGGATTCGGCGGCGATGGGCGTGAATGTGGTGGAGCGGGAAGGCATCAGTTTCAGCCACCCGGCCAAGTTCATCCTGGTGGGGACGATGAACCCGGAAGAAGGAGACTTGCGCCCGCAGTTGCTGGATCGGTTCGCCTTCGCGGTGCAGATTGCCGGGTTGTCCGACCCGCGACAGCGGATGGAGATCATGGAGCGGCGCATTGCTTTTGAGACGGACCCGGAGGCGTTTCGCCGTCGCTGGCAGGAGCCGGAACGTCGCCTGTCGGCGCAGATTGCCCAGGCGCGGGAGTTGGTCAATAAAGTGCGGTATTCGCGGCGCGATCTTGCCGGCATTGCCGGACTCACCGCTTCCATGAAAGTAGACGGACACCGGGCGGACCTCGTCATCTTGCGCGGCGCGCAAGCCCACGCCGCCTTCGAAGGCCGCGACCACATCGGCGAACGCGACATCCTCCTCGCCGCCGAACTGGCCCTGCCACATCGTATGCGCAACCAGCCCTTCCAGGAAGCCGCCATTTCCGCCTACGACCTGGAGCAACGTCTGGAACAGGCGCAAAGCGAATGGGGCCAGGGCGAAATGCAAGAACAGATGGACAACGAGCAGGAAACCAGCCCCGTAAAAAAAAACAGGCGCTGA
- a CDS encoding VWA domain-containing protein → MQEGADIGQIEAAPQTIPHTPQEGHWWEGGQKAQSAPEFTARRLDTQLDRLTRKTAGKRSRTKTQRKRGRYIQARIPRQGKKITDLAFDATLRAAAPHQRQRDRSDVALALEKSDLREKVRVRRSANLILFVVDASWSMAVSERMEATKGAIMSLLSDAYVRRDRVGLIVFHKNDARLVLPPTNSVQLAQRTLADIAVGGKTPLSAGLLLAYNVFRQEAVLHPDVMPLMILLTDGAGNVSMSDLPPQEEAHRIARLLKEADVRSVVINMEHEAFDQGLARLLAEKLDAPCFSLADLRAETLYHTVLDQLS, encoded by the coding sequence ATGCAAGAAGGGGCGGACATCGGCCAGATCGAAGCCGCCCCGCAAACCATTCCGCATACGCCGCAGGAAGGCCACTGGTGGGAAGGGGGCCAAAAAGCCCAGTCCGCCCCCGAGTTCACCGCGCGCCGCCTGGACACGCAACTGGACCGTTTGACGCGCAAAACTGCCGGCAAACGCTCACGCACCAAAACCCAACGCAAACGAGGCCGCTACATCCAGGCCCGCATCCCCAGGCAAGGCAAAAAAATCACCGACCTGGCCTTTGACGCCACCCTGCGCGCCGCCGCCCCGCACCAACGCCAGCGGGATCGTTCCGACGTGGCCCTGGCGCTGGAAAAGAGCGATCTGCGCGAGAAAGTGCGCGTGCGCCGCTCCGCCAACCTCATCCTCTTCGTCGTGGATGCCAGTTGGAGCATGGCCGTCTCCGAACGCATGGAAGCCACCAAAGGGGCCATTATGTCCCTTCTCTCTGACGCCTACGTGCGCCGCGACCGCGTCGGCCTGATTGTATTCCACAAAAATGATGCGCGGCTGGTACTGCCCCCCACCAACTCCGTGCAGTTAGCGCAACGCACGCTGGCGGACATCGCCGTTGGCGGCAAAACCCCCCTCTCCGCCGGCCTGCTGCTGGCCTACAACGTCTTCCGCCAGGAAGCCGTACTCCACCCCGACGTGATGCCCCTGATGATTCTGCTCACCGATGGCGCGGGCAACGTGAGCATGTCCGACCTGCCACCGCAGGAAGAAGCGCACCGCATCGCCCGCTTGCTGAAAGAGGCGGACGTGCGCTCCGTGGTTATCAACATGGAGCATGAGGCATTTGATCAGGGATTGGCTCGCCTGCTGGCGGAGAAACTGGACGCCCCTTGCTTCTCCCTCGCCGACCTGCGCGCGGAAACGCTCTACCACACCGTGCTTGATCAGCTTAGTTGA
- the dnaN gene encoding DNA polymerase III subunit beta, producing MKVSCLQENLARGLSTVARAVSTRSTLPVLSNVLLATDSGRLKLSATNLEIVITCWIGAKVAESGAITVPARTLSDLVNALPAELIELNLEEQTQTLHLACARTEANIKGIDAQEFPLVPEPQADNQIRLDTVLLKQMISQVAFAAASDDTRPILTGVATKFEGSSITMSATDSFRLSVRTAEFPGFVSEPISIIIPARALNEVARVAPDDVETITLSIPPGRNQVIFDMGDAVVVSQLIDGTFPDVGRLVPDHYLTRTVMGTAEFLKACKTANIFARESSNTARVQVSPGNEIMPGYATIAATSAETGDNIAQVDASVDGEQVEIAFNVKYMTDLLNVIDTPQVALETRTAREPGVLKPVGYEGFRHVIMPMHFGR from the coding sequence ATGAAGGTCTCATGCCTGCAAGAAAATCTGGCCCGGGGTTTGAGTACGGTGGCGCGGGCGGTAAGCACCCGCTCCACGCTGCCCGTTCTGTCGAACGTGCTGCTGGCGACGGACAGTGGCCGCCTGAAGTTGTCGGCAACGAATCTGGAGATTGTGATCACCTGCTGGATTGGGGCGAAAGTGGCGGAGAGTGGGGCGATTACCGTGCCGGCACGAACCTTAAGCGATCTCGTGAATGCGTTGCCGGCAGAACTGATCGAACTTAACCTCGAAGAACAGACGCAGACCCTACACCTGGCCTGCGCCCGCACCGAAGCCAACATCAAAGGCATCGACGCCCAGGAATTCCCCCTCGTGCCCGAACCCCAGGCCGACAACCAGATTCGCCTGGACACCGTCCTCCTGAAACAGATGATCAGCCAGGTCGCCTTCGCCGCCGCCTCCGACGACACCCGCCCCATTTTGACCGGCGTCGCCACCAAGTTTGAAGGCAGCTCCATCACCATGTCCGCCACGGACAGCTTCCGCCTCTCCGTGCGCACGGCGGAATTCCCCGGCTTCGTCTCCGAACCGATCAGCATCATCATTCCCGCGCGCGCGCTCAACGAAGTGGCCCGCGTGGCCCCGGATGACGTGGAGACGATCACCCTGTCCATCCCCCCGGGGCGCAATCAGGTCATCTTTGACATGGGCGACGCGGTGGTCGTATCTCAACTCATTGATGGCACATTCCCAGATGTGGGGCGACTGGTTCCCGACCACTACCTGACGCGCACCGTGATGGGCACGGCGGAGTTCCTGAAGGCGTGCAAAACGGCCAACATCTTCGCCCGCGAATCCAGCAACACCGCCCGCGTGCAGGTGTCACCGGGGAACGAGATCATGCCCGGCTACGCGACCATTGCCGCCACCAGCGCGGAAACGGGCGACAACATCGCCCAGGTGGATGCCAGCGTGGACGGGGAGCAGGTAGAAATCGCTTTCAACGTCAAATACATGACGGACCTGCTCAACGTGATCGATACACCGCAGGTGGCCCTGGAGACGCGCACGGCGCGCGAACCAGGCGTCCTCAAACCCGTAGGCTACGAAGGCTTCCGTCACGTCATTATGCCCATGCACTTTGGGCGCTAA
- a CDS encoding tRNA methyltransferase → MNTKPLIGTDLKRFLKAYRRTHPVTREVAALLQSVEYPANVGSIFRLAEAAALRQLVLTGITPLPNTATVAKVARFKTDRVPWRYESEAVEAIRQLKQDGYHVLALELTDAALPYQDYVYPPKTCLVVGHEDHGVTKATLGACDGAVFLPMYGKGLSLNVHVALSIVVYHILHTARAA, encoded by the coding sequence ATGAACACAAAGCCATTGATCGGCACTGATTTGAAGCGGTTTCTCAAGGCATACCGGCGTACGCATCCTGTGACACGGGAAGTGGCAGCGCTGCTACAAAGCGTAGAGTATCCGGCCAATGTCGGCTCCATCTTTCGGTTGGCGGAGGCCGCTGCCTTGCGTCAGCTTGTCCTCACGGGCATCACGCCGCTGCCCAACACAGCTACCGTGGCGAAAGTGGCCCGCTTCAAGACGGATCGCGTTCCCTGGCGCTACGAGTCGGAGGCGGTGGAGGCCATACGTCAACTGAAGCAGGATGGCTATCACGTGCTGGCGCTGGAATTGACCGATGCCGCCTTGCCCTATCAGGATTATGTCTATCCCCCGAAAACGTGCCTTGTCGTCGGACACGAAGACCACGGCGTGACGAAAGCGACGCTGGGGGCATGTGATGGCGCGGTTTTTCTGCCGATGTATGGCAAAGGGCTGTCGCTAAACGTGCATGTGGCTCTGAGTATTGTCGTCTACCACATTCTGCACACGGCGCGCGCCGCCTGA
- a CDS encoding HEAT repeat domain-containing protein codes for MLSLLLGIGLGLLLGATLFFWLWPRLEKTGERLVARWRRTYDWVQSSTEERYRADLAQWLARQHDWGSAVALAQVFVPPKIIAPLTEMDTTATTDAGIRALYHLWPTLAGHTAVPPPSLLPWRSLWRDGRRVLLAAEAGAGKTTLLAYVGWLFATGENEGAQEHLPLWLHAADVAQAGWPSDMEGLCTLLQPRLGRVVSAGISDLLTRKFAEGHVLLLLDGADEMPASQLPRLASWLQGFLHPFPETRVLIAAPERGYAPLMLPGFVLSGLLPWRGGQAESLARQLAAATGQEPLPLSHFWSPGQATWQTTLRLQQGAAGLAPSEKERPPRWVDRFEAALRTRLPAKDPPWQAPAARELWQEIAYRRLAEPEHSLTEADVILLAEQTCARYNISERTAPRRLLRFSEQSGLFTDQETGTWRFRSPIWRDFLAASHLAQTQPFSAARDATADPHWHGALRFYAARADAVGLVDAVLHDSETDPLQDGLFQAVTWLPEIVEAGDHRRQILLRLGRLVMQPHVPAVMRQRAILALAQTGEAGVLTLLRQLLHRPNPLLRQAVVAALPALGNATALDLLSQALADEDATVRQGVVAALGWLHHAAADKLLLRILSGDDEQLFQAAAEAIGLNAGADVATLQEAATLDDPLLRRAAVFGLALVEEEWATALLRRLQKDDQWRVQSVAEAAVELRESKGIANRLWQPTPPEDQPWLVEWATTQGRGVPGGAAALSVLVDVLQPMQPQNVRLAAIATIGQMTGLDGAAALASLLEDASTQVREAAFQALCQMSRAHGHWVGQNTGPQKTTT; via the coding sequence ATGCTATCCTTGCTGCTGGGCATAGGGTTAGGCCTGCTCTTGGGGGCAACCCTCTTCTTTTGGCTCTGGCCGCGGCTGGAGAAAACCGGAGAGCGGCTGGTCGCGCGCTGGCGGCGCACCTATGATTGGGTGCAGTCGAGTACGGAGGAGCGGTATCGCGCCGATCTGGCGCAATGGCTGGCGCGACAACATGATTGGGGCAGCGCGGTCGCATTGGCTCAGGTGTTTGTGCCGCCAAAAATCATCGCGCCGTTGACGGAAATGGACACGACAGCAACGACGGATGCCGGCATTCGCGCTCTCTATCATCTCTGGCCCACGCTGGCCGGCCACACAGCGGTCCCCCCGCCCTCCCTGTTGCCGTGGCGCTCCTTGTGGCGCGATGGGCGACGGGTGCTGCTGGCGGCGGAAGCAGGCGCAGGGAAAACGACGCTGCTGGCTTATGTGGGTTGGTTATTCGCCACGGGGGAAAATGAGGGCGCGCAGGAGCATTTGCCGTTATGGCTACACGCCGCGGATGTGGCCCAGGCGGGATGGCCGTCGGACATGGAGGGGCTGTGCACGCTTTTGCAGCCGCGATTGGGACGAGTGGTTAGTGCCGGCATTTCCGACCTCCTCACGCGCAAATTCGCCGAGGGCCACGTTTTGTTGCTGCTGGATGGGGCGGATGAAATGCCGGCATCTCAACTCCCTCGCCTCGCATCCTGGCTGCAAGGCTTCCTGCACCCATTCCCCGAAACCCGCGTCCTCATCGCCGCCCCCGAACGCGGCTACGCCCCCCTCATGCTGCCCGGCTTCGTCCTCAGCGGCCTGCTTCCCTGGCGCGGCGGGCAAGCGGAATCCCTGGCGCGCCAGTTAGCCGCGGCCACCGGGCAAGAACCACTGCCCCTCTCCCACTTCTGGTCGCCCGGACAGGCAACGTGGCAAACGACACTACGCCTGCAACAGGGAGCAGCCGGCCTCGCCCCTTCGGAGAAGGAGCGCCCCCCCCGCTGGGTGGACCGTTTTGAGGCTGCGTTGCGGACGCGATTGCCGGCAAAAGATCCCCCCTGGCAGGCCCCCGCCGCCCGCGAACTGTGGCAAGAAATCGCCTATCGCCGGCTGGCCGAACCTGAACACAGCCTGACCGAAGCGGACGTAATCCTCCTGGCGGAACAAACCTGCGCCCGCTACAACATCAGCGAGCGCACCGCGCCGCGCCGCCTGCTGCGCTTCAGCGAGCAAAGCGGCCTTTTCACCGACCAGGAAACCGGCACATGGCGCTTTCGCTCACCCATCTGGCGCGATTTCCTCGCCGCCAGCCACCTGGCGCAAACACAACCCTTCTCCGCCGCCCGCGACGCCACTGCCGATCCACATTGGCACGGCGCACTGCGCTTCTACGCCGCACGCGCAGACGCGGTCGGGCTGGTCGATGCCGTTTTACACGACAGCGAAACCGACCCCCTGCAAGATGGCCTCTTCCAGGCCGTCACCTGGCTGCCGGAAATAGTGGAAGCAGGCGATCATCGCCGCCAGATTCTGCTGCGCCTGGGTCGCCTCGTCATGCAACCCCATGTGCCCGCGGTCATGCGCCAGCGCGCCATCCTCGCCCTGGCGCAAACAGGCGAAGCGGGCGTCCTCACGCTCCTGCGCCAACTACTCCATCGCCCCAATCCCCTGCTGCGACAGGCAGTTGTGGCCGCCCTACCCGCATTAGGAAACGCCACCGCCCTGGACCTCCTCTCCCAGGCATTGGCGGACGAGGACGCGACGGTGCGCCAGGGTGTGGTGGCCGCGCTGGGGTGGCTGCACCACGCGGCGGCGGACAAGCTGCTGCTGCGCATCCTCTCCGGTGACGATGAGCAACTCTTCCAGGCGGCAGCGGAGGCCATTGGACTGAATGCGGGCGCGGACGTGGCCACGCTGCAAGAAGCGGCAACGCTCGACGATCCGCTGTTGCGCCGCGCAGCCGTGTTCGGTCTGGCGCTGGTCGAAGAAGAATGGGCCACGGCGCTGCTGCGGAGACTACAAAAAGATGACCAATGGCGGGTGCAATCCGTCGCTGAAGCGGCTGTCGAATTGCGAGAGAGTAAGGGTATCGCCAATCGCTTGTGGCAGCCCACACCGCCGGAAGATCAGCCCTGGCTGGTCGAATGGGCCACCACGCAGGGGCGCGGCGTTCCCGGCGGCGCGGCGGCGCTATCCGTACTCGTAGACGTACTCCAACCCATGCAGCCGCAAAACGTGCGCCTGGCCGCCATTGCCACCATCGGCCAGATGACCGGTCTGGACGGGGCAGCGGCACTGGCATCCCTGCTCGAAGACGCTTCCACTCAGGTGCGCGAAGCCGCCTTCCAGGCTTTGTGCCAGATGAGCCGGGCGCATGGTCATTGGGTAGGGCAAAACACCGGCCCGCAAAAGACAACTACTTGA